Proteins found in one Bartonella krasnovii genomic segment:
- the tatA gene encoding twin-arginine translocase TatA/TatE family subunit — protein MGNIFSPTHLIVILLLILVLFGRGKISELMGDIAKGIKAFKKSMKEEEEGIEGNVEKAAPSKVTDGASQQSQPLSVKHTATRRKASSHSKGGKASITKKQRVK, from the coding sequence ATGGGTAATATTTTTTCACCAACACATTTAATTGTAATTTTATTACTTATTTTGGTGCTTTTCGGACGCGGTAAAATTTCTGAATTAATGGGCGATATTGCTAAAGGAATTAAAGCCTTTAAAAAGAGTATGAAGGAAGAAGAGGAAGGCATTGAGGGTAATGTTGAAAAGGCTGCTCCTTCCAAAGTAACTGATGGAGCATCTCAACAATCTCAGCCGTTATCGGTAAAACATACAGCAACACGTAGAAAGGCTTCCTCTCACTCTAAAGGAGGCAAGGCATCTATTACCAAAAAACAGCGTGTCAAATAA
- a CDS encoding twin-arginine translocase subunit TatB codes for MFGIDGPELVVILLVLIIIIGPKDLPKILKTIAKVRAYIHSTANELCHQFDDVIKQIERDDLQKTCSDINNSRKKLAETFDSTQNTLEGIHNNLDIKETHHKSEKDKELLACDQKAIKKDVTFSSDSHHFESISIASKDKEDVS; via the coding sequence ATGTTTGGGATTGATGGACCAGAGCTTGTCGTGATCTTACTTGTTCTCATCATTATCATTGGACCAAAAGATTTACCTAAAATACTCAAGACAATCGCAAAGGTAAGAGCTTATATACATTCAACAGCAAATGAACTTTGTCACCAGTTTGATGATGTAATAAAACAAATTGAGCGCGATGATTTGCAAAAAACATGTTCGGATATAAACAATTCAAGGAAGAAGTTGGCAGAAACTTTTGATTCCACTCAAAATACATTAGAGGGTATTCACAATAATTTGGATATTAAGGAAACTCACCATAAATCAGAAAAAGATAAAGAACTTTTGGCATGTGATCAAAAGGCAATCAAGAAAGATGTGACATTCTCTAGTGATTCTCATCACTTTGAAAGCATTTCTATTGCTTCTAAAGATAAAGAAGATGTGTCATGA